From Tripterygium wilfordii isolate XIE 37 chromosome 13, ASM1340144v1, whole genome shotgun sequence, the proteins below share one genomic window:
- the LOC120012939 gene encoding L-type lectin-domain containing receptor kinase IV.1-like: protein MNFRLQLALFLSLLFKLASGEDVSFTYNGFRSVNLSLDGVAQITSNGLLILTNHTDQATGHAFHPNPITFKKSKNHPVFSFSTTFVFAILPDFPGLVGPGHAFVIAPTRGLPGSDVEYFGLFNATNNGNASNHVVAVEFDTFQQEQIDDIDGNHVGIDINSVKSERAKTAAYFDQETGRSINLTMTSGEKMQVWVDYNGLNGQLNVTIAPINLGKPKTPLLSLPLDLSPILTDISYIGFASSTVGVVTPRHIILGWSFKLNGQAQDLDQSKLPKLPRIGSKKVSRFLTIGLPLILISLISVAISGVVYIIRRKRKFAEELEDWELDYGPHRFKFKDLYVATKGFRDDELLGAGGFGSVYIGVLEKTKTEIAVKRVSHESRQGIREFVSEIVSIGRLRHRNLVALLGYCRRKGELLLVYDFMPNGSLDKYLYNQPKLTLNWSQRFRVIKGVASGLFYLHEEWEQTVIHRDVKASNVLLDGEFNARLGDFGLARLYDHGSAPQTTHIAGTLGYMAPEHTRTGKATTSTDVFGFGAFLLEVACGRRPIEPRAPEEELILVDWVFSFLARGELLEARDRSLGVNYEAEEVELVLKLGLMCSQSDPDCRPSMGQVVQYLKGDAPLPDLSSIGLSLSGLGFAYKQGFNEFHGSYPSSSPIGKPSPTSYSYVAESLLSGGR, encoded by the coding sequence ATGAATTTCAGGCTACAACttgctctgtttctctctctcttgttcaaATTAGCATCTGGAGAAGATGTTAGTTTCACCTACAATGGCTTCCGCTCTGTCAACTTAAGCCTTGATGGTGTGGCCCAGATTACATCCAACGGCCTTTTGATCCTCACCAACCATACCGATCAAGCAACGGGTCATGCCTTTCACCCGAATCCAATAACTTTCAAAAAATCCAAAAACCACCCAGTTTTCTCCTTCTCCACTACCTTTGTTTTCGCTATTCTTCCCGACTTTCCAGGTCTAGTGGGTCCTGGGCATGCTTTTGTCATTGCGCCAACACGGGGTCTCCCAGGATCTGACGTAGAATATTTTGGCCTCTTCAATGCGACTAACAATGGGAATGCGAGCAACCACGTTGTCGCTGTAGAGTTTGACACCTTTCAGCAAGAACAGATCGACGACATTGATGGAAATCATGTTGGGATTGATATCAACAGTGTGAAGTCCGAAAGAGCAAAAACAGCAGCATATTTTGACCAAGAAACAGGTCGTTCGATAAATTTGACCATGACTAGTGGTGAAAAGATGCAAGTTTGGGTGGATTATAATGGCTTGAACGGGCAGCTCAATGTGACTATAGCTCCAATCAATTTGGGGAAACCCAAAACTCCGTTGTTGTCTCTGCCTCTCGATTTGTCACCAATCTTGACCGACATCTCGTACATTGGTTTCGCGTCATCTACGGTAGGAGTCGTGACACCAAGACACATAATCCTAGGTTGGAGTTTTAAATTGAATGGCCAAGCCCAAGACCTCGATCAATCTAAGCTCCCAAAGCTTCCTCGGATTGGGAGTAAGAAAGTATCCAGGTTTTTGACAATTGGGTTGCCTTTGATTTTAATTAGTTTGATTTCAGTAGCAATATCGGGTGTGGTCTATATCATAAGAAGGAAGAGGAAGTTTGCAGAGGAGCTTGAAGACTGGGAGCTTGACTATGGGCCTCAcagattcaaattcaaagacCTTTATGTGGCAACAAAAGGTTTTAGAGACGATGAGTTACTGGGTGCTGGGGGGTTTGGCAGTGTCTATATAGGTGTATTAGAAAAAACGAAAACTGAGATTGCTGTGAAGAGGGTCTCACACGAATCCAGACAAGGTATTCGAGAATTTGTCTCAGAGATTGTTAGTATCGGTCGACTTCGCCATCGGAACTTAGTTGCCCTTTTGGGGTACTGCCGGCGTAAAGGAGAGCTTCTTCTAGTGTATGATTTCATGCCTAATGGAAGCTTAGACAAGTACCTCTATAACCAACCAAAATTGACTCTCAACTGGAGCCAGAGATTTCGAGTCATCAAAGGCGTAGCCTCTGGCCTTTTCTATCTCCACGAGGAGTGGGAGCAGACTGTGATTCACAGAGATGTCAAGGCCAGTAATGTATTATTAGATGGTGAATTCAATGCAAGGTTGGGAGATTTTGGCCTTGCACGATTATACGATCATGGATCTGCCCCTCAAACAACTCACATTGCTGGAACTCTTGGTTATATGGCACCAGAACATACTCGAACCGGAAAGGCCACAACGAGCACCGATGTGTTTGGTTTTGGGGCGTTTTTACTTGAAGTTGCTTGTGGAAGAAGACCAATTGAGCCAAGAGCACCTGAAGAAGAACTAATATTGGTTGATTGGGTATTCTCATTTTTGGCTAGAGGAGAACTTCTGGAGGCCAGGGATCGAAGTCTGGGCGTAAATTATGAAGCAGAAGAAGTTGAATTGGTATTAAAACTTGGGTTGATGTGCTCGCAATCAGACCCCGATTGCAGGCCAAGCATGGGCCAAGTAGTGCAGTACTTGAAAGGAGATGCTCCTTTGCCTGATTTGTCAAGTATTGGCCTTTCTTTAAGTGGTTTGGGATTTGCATATAAGCAAGGTTTCAATGAGTTTCACGGGTCGTATCCGTCGTCTTCTCCAATTGGTAAACCATCCCCAACTTCATATTCTTACGTTGCAGAGTCCCTCCTTTCAGGGGGGCGATGA
- the LOC120013758 gene encoding uncharacterized protein LOC120013758, whose protein sequence is MSSSTKENRLHDLFKPCKFLLVFPALKVSDFVSLVIKAALVLCSVASISFVLFVAITSHSKFLPCPECDRVILSDHRKFDDDKISATRKFADGLNYDKTNISHILFGIGGSANTWSNRRLYNELWWKPNVTRGFVWLDEKPPADETWPETSPPYRVSADTSKFKYTCSWGSRSAVRITRIVKESFELGLDNIRWFVMGDDDTVFFPENLVSVLSKYDHNQMYYIGGNSESVEQDVMHSYNMAYGGGGLAISYPLAAELVKILDGCIDRYASFYGSDQKIQACISEIGVPLTKELGFHQVDIRGDLYGLLAAHPVAPLVSLHHLDYVLSISPGKSKIDALKELFTAYEKDPGRIVQHSFCHDLTRNWSVSVSWGYTVQLYPSLVTSKMLETAFLTFRSWRYWATEPFTFNTRPYSHDPCQRPIFYFLDRVEEVGAGQSLTTYKMFNGSDDGKYCERGDYHLPSTVLHVNVSASTLSPDIWKMAPRRQCCEINSGGKGALSSVVQVNIRGCNNFESVTPP, encoded by the exons ATGTCTTCGTCTACCAAAGAAAACCGCCTTCACGACCTCTTCAAACCCTGCAAATTCCTTCTTGTATTCCCAGCACTCAAAGTTAGCGATTTTGTTTCACTGGTCATCAAAGCGGCTCTTGTTCTTTGCTCTGTCGCTTCGATCTCCTTCGTCCTTTTCGTCGCTATAACAAGCCACTCCAAATTCTTGCCTTGCCCTGAATGCGACAGAGTTATCCTCTCCGATCACCGCAAATTCGACGATGATAAAATTTCCGCCACCCGGAAATTTGCCGATGGTCTTAACTACGATAAGACCAATATTTCGCACATTCTGTTTGGCATCGGCGGCTCCGCAAATACTTGGAGTAATCGACGGCTCTATAATGAGTTATGGTGGAAGCCTAATGTGACACGTGGGTTTGTTTGGCTAGATGAGAAGCCTCCGGCGGATGAAACTTGGCCTGAGACTTCACCGCCGTACAGAGTTTCTGCGGATACATCTAAATTTAAGTACACTTGCTCGTGGGGTTCACGCTCTGCGGTCCGTATTACGAGAATTGTGAAGGAGAGTTTTGAACTTGGATTAGACAATATTAGATGGTTTGTCATGGGTGACGATGATACAGTTTTTTTCCCGGAAAATCTAGTCTCTGTTTTATCGAAGTACGATCACAATCAGATGTATTATATTGGAGGTAATTCAGAGAGTGTTGAACAAGATGTGATGCACTCGTACAATATGGCCTATGGTGGTGGTGGGTTGGCGATTAGCTATCCATTAGCGGCGGAACTTGTCAAGATTTTGGACGGTTGCATTGATCGATACGCCTCGTTTTATGGGTCTGATCAGAAGATTCAAGCTTGTATCAGTGAAATCGGTGTTCCTCTAACCAAAGAACTTGGTTTTCATCAG GTTGATATTCGAGGGGACCTGTATGGATTACTAGCGGCGCACCCGGTCGCTCCATTGGTTTCGTTACATCACCTGGACTACGTTCTGTCAATATCTCCGGGAAAAAGCAAGATTGATGCTCTGAAAGAGCTTTTCACGGCATATGAGAAGGATCCGGGTCGGATCGTGCAACATAGTTTCTGCCATGACTTGACCCGTAACTGGTCGGTTTCGGTGTCATGGGGCTACACCGTGCAGTTGTACCCATCTCTGGTGACGTCGAAGATGTTGGAAACAGCGTTCTTAACGTTTCGGTCATGGAGGTATTGGGCGactgagcctttcacgtttaaTACCCGACCCTATAGCCATGACCCGTGTCAGAGAcccattttttatttcttggaTCGGGTTGAAGAGGTCGGGGCAGGTCAGAGCTTGACCACATACAAAATGTTCAATGGCAGCGATGATGGGAAATACTGTGAGAGGGGTGACTACCATCTACCATCCACGGTGCTTCATGTCAACGTCTCCGCCTCCACATTGAGTCCTGATATTTGGAAAATG GCGCCACGAAGGCAGTGTTGCGAGATCAACAGTGGTGGAAAGGGGGCTCTTTCAAGCGTGGTTCAGGTCAATATTAGAGGCTGCAATAACTTTGAAAGTGTGACTCCTCCATAG
- the LOC120013817 gene encoding transcriptional regulator TAC1-like — translation MGWNHSIDEQQLQQGSSSHARSFNCAFCKKGFSNAQALGGHMNIHRKDRARLNQASASDHENLLSMEIIKIGRNTPIEDQRQQQADQVMSEADKNLCLQLEGKTRKDAADQEVQQLTLFAEVPSPSDHGVEVIRSCVKRGNEEMVSTDQSWSEEELDLELRLAGPDQNR, via the coding sequence ATGGGTTGGAATCACTCAATAGATGAACAACAGTTACAGCAGGGTTCTTCAAGCCATGCTAGGTCTTTTAATTGTGCCTTTTGCAAGAAAGGGTTCTCAAACGCACAAGCACTTGGCGGTCACATGAATATCCATAGAAAAGATCGAGCCAGGCTAAACCAAGCTTCTGCCTCGGATCATGAAAACTTGTTGTCTATGGAAATCATAAAAATAGGTAGAAATACTCCGATCGAAGATCAACGACAACAGCAAGCTGATCAAGTGATGTCCGAGGCCGACAAGAATCTATGTCTGCAGCTTGAAGGTAAAACTAGAAAGGATGCCGCAGATCAAGAAGTGCAACAGTTAACTTTGTTTGCAGAGGTTCCTTCACCAAGTGATCATGGTGTGGAGGTGATTAGAAGTTGTGTGAAGAGAGGGAATGAAGAAATGGTGAGTACTGATCAAAGTTGGTCCGAGGAAGAATTGGACCTTGAGCTTCGGTTAGCGGGGCCTGATCAGAATCGTTGA